The following are from one region of the Quercus robur chromosome 1, dhQueRobu3.1, whole genome shotgun sequence genome:
- the LOC126701615 gene encoding F-box/LRR-repeat protein At3g48880-like, whose amino-acid sequence MAGPKWEDLQTDCLVNILTIVGTESLLYDIPFVCKSWYRASLDPSCWKIINFQEFVHRPPLTNEYLKLIINRSRGNATSVMPPTSCPDEVLRYLADECPELKALCLPSVMGKNSSFVLLEVISKWKNLELLKLGSPYSVHMEKILEKILEEISLHCKNSCHLEIVIIELFWREVVSAIVTFLPNIKYLYLRDGFIDQESLEIILQGCKELCAFVFYGLKL is encoded by the exons ATGGCTGGACCAAAATGGGAGGATTTGCAAACGGACTGTTTGGTGAATATTCTTACAATAGTGGGCACGGAGTCATTGCTATATGACATTccctttgtgtgcaagtcatgGTATAGAGCGAGCCTTGATCCTTCATGCtggaaaattattaattttcaagaatTTGTTCATCGGCCGCCTTTaacaaatgaatatttgaaGTTGATAATCAATCGTAGTCGAGGAAATGCTACTTCAGTCATGCCCCCTACCTCGTGCCCAGATGAGGTGTTAAGATATTTAGCAGACGA GTGCCCTGAGTTGAAGGCTCTATGTTTGCCATCTGTGATGGGGAAGAATTCTTCATTTGTTCTGTTAGAAGTCATAAGTAAGTGGAAAAATCTGGAGCTGTTGAAACTTGGAAGTCCTTATAGCGTTCACATGGAAAAGATACTGGAAAAGATACTTGAAGAAATCAGTCTTCACTGCAAGAATTCCTGTCATTTAGAGATTGTTATTATTGAACTTTTTTGGAGAGAAGTAGTGTCAGCCATTGTCACCTTTCTGCCAAACATAAAGTACTTATATCTGAGAGATGGATTCATTGATCAAGAGAGTTTAGAGATAATTCTGCAGGGCTGCAAGGAGCTTtgtgcatttgttttttatggtttaaaactttaa